From Halapricum desulfuricans, a single genomic window includes:
- a CDS encoding phospholipase D-like domain-containing protein, protein MTQTFSLPSEALDYYIGYTLFHSNRVALVSPWISDIEVVLPVNNRFDERKMYLSKAIEALEGDTEVLVLIRSDQEHNNYIKSHLSESVDVRSVPDLHAKAVVSEDSVYIGSANITRGGLFVNRELCQIVENEYDDVDQYIEVELDYQ, encoded by the coding sequence ATGACACAAACATTTTCCTTACCTTCTGAAGCACTCGACTACTACATCGGGTACACGCTCTTTCACAGTAATCGGGTGGCACTCGTCTCACCCTGGATCAGTGATATCGAAGTGGTACTCCCGGTGAACAACCGCTTCGACGAACGGAAGATGTACCTCTCGAAGGCGATAGAAGCCTTGGAGGGAGACACAGAGGTTCTGGTACTGATCCGATCGGACCAAGAGCACAATAACTACATCAAATCTCATCTCTCAGAGAGCGTAGACGTCCGGTCTGTTCCTGACTTACACGCCAAAGCGGTCGTGAGCGAAGATTCGGTGTATATCGGCTCGGCAAACATCACACGCGGTGGCTTGTTCGTGAACAGGGAACTCTGCCAAATCGTCGAGAACGAGTACGACGACGTCGATCAGTACATAGAGGTTGAACTCGATTATCAGTGA